Within the uncultured Draconibacterium sp. genome, the region TTATTACACCTACCATAAATACCACTGAAATTGATCAGCTAATACCGGGTTCTATAAATATTGTTACCGAAAAAAGTATTCAAACAAAGGTTGATGTGGCTATTACCAATAGTTTTGGTTTTGGAGGACATAATGCAACCTTGGTGTTTAAAAAATGGAAAGAATAGATTGGCCTTAATGATCTTCTGTTAGTTTTTATTTTCTAGTTAATGGTTAAAACCCTGCAATTTGCTTTCAGCGATTTTCAATTCATTGCAGCTACTTTAGTTTCTATAAACTATTATTTATAGGATTTTGATTTGAGTACAGAGATTTGAGTATTGAGAAGCTTATTCGTGTCTATTTTCTTCTCTCACTATTCATTGCTTTCTACTCATATCCTATGCTTTGTTCATTTTGAATTTCATTCAAACTTAAACCTATGTACTTTCAGGGCATAATGGTTTAGTTTAATCTAACACTTCTGATATTGAGGATTTTATCTCAGGAATATCAAATGGTTTACAAAAATATTTCATGAAGACTTTTTGCTTCATTGCGCTGGCTATTTCTTTGGTAACATTATAGCCAGTCATCAGGAAGTAAATTTTATCACAATATTCTTTTTTGGCCTGTGTAATAAATTCAATGCCATTCATGCCAGGCATTTTCATGTCGCTAAAAACAACCTGTATTTCAGGAAATTGATTTAATTTCTCTAAACCTTCAGAGGCAGATGTTCCGGTAATTATATTGTATCTGTCTTTTAGAATGCTTGTAAACAACATAAGGTTTATTTCTTCATCATCAACATATAATATGGTCTTTTTTGTATCCATACTTATTTATTAACTGGTAATTGAATTATAACTTTTGTGCCTTTATTAATCTCAGATTCATACATAATTTTTCCCTGGTGCTCCTGAATAATATCGTAGGTTATGTATAAACCAAGGCCTGTTCCCTCTCCGGAAATCTTTGTGGTAAAAAACGGATCAAAAATTTTATTGATTGTTTCTTGTTCCATTCCTTTTCCGGAGTCTTGTATTGTTATCGTAAATTGATTATCGATAATGTCTGTTTTAA harbors:
- a CDS encoding response regulator yields the protein MDTKKTILYVDDEEINLMLFTSILKDRYNIITGTSASEGLEKLNQFPEIQVVFSDMKMPGMNGIEFITQAKKEYCDKIYFLMTGYNVTKEIASAMKQKVFMKYFCKPFDIPEIKSSISEVLD